The Lentzea guizhouensis genome contains a region encoding:
- a CDS encoding TetR/AcrR family transcriptional regulator has protein sequence MNEEVKRSYSSPLREQAALQTRLLVRDAGHRLFARDGFVATSIKKIAYEAGVSERTVYTHYRNKVELFQDALNVAIAGDAEPVAMRDRPEFEEVLRTPSARDLIAELVRRNGVVLERAGALIMAGIESSGADADMRRISDEGETAMRANCLALAEALVGTGEVRADLDVHGVADVLTTMLSPHVHQVLGWPADRYEAWLVHALQGSLLRDR, from the coding sequence ATGAATGAGGAAGTCAAGCGTTCGTACAGCTCACCGCTGCGGGAGCAGGCGGCCCTGCAGACGCGCCTGCTGGTGCGCGACGCGGGCCACCGCCTGTTCGCGCGGGACGGGTTCGTGGCGACGTCGATCAAGAAGATCGCGTACGAGGCCGGCGTGTCCGAGCGGACCGTGTACACGCACTACCGCAACAAGGTCGAGCTGTTCCAGGACGCGCTGAACGTGGCCATCGCGGGCGACGCGGAACCCGTGGCGATGCGGGACCGGCCGGAGTTCGAGGAGGTGCTGCGCACGCCTTCCGCCCGTGACCTGATCGCGGAACTGGTGCGGCGCAACGGCGTCGTGCTGGAGCGGGCCGGTGCGCTGATCATGGCCGGCATCGAGTCGTCCGGCGCTGACGCGGACATGCGGCGGATCTCGGACGAGGGCGAGACGGCGATGAGGGCGAACTGCCTGGCGCTGGCGGAGGCGCTGGTGGGGACCGGGGAGGTGCGTGCCGACCTGGACGTGCACGGGGTGGCGGACGTGCTGACGACGATGCTGTCGCCGCACGTGCACCAGGTGCTGGGGTGGCCGGCCGATCGCTACGAGGCTTGGC
- a CDS encoding VOC family protein, with protein sequence MAQLRGIRGVKIPVTDLARSIDWYGKVFEFAVEWEFADADGVVRGVAGHVSDGAAGLSLRENPDKARAVAGFDPVNWAVGTRADLAEWIEHLDGLGIAHSPEIEASIGWLLVFTDPDGLEVHLYTDEEHGVDHGDRPGYGRRVGMAG encoded by the coding sequence ATGGCGCAGCTCAGAGGCATCAGAGGCGTGAAGATCCCGGTGACCGACCTCGCCAGGAGCATCGACTGGTACGGCAAGGTCTTCGAGTTCGCAGTGGAGTGGGAGTTCGCGGACGCGGACGGCGTCGTGCGCGGTGTCGCGGGCCACGTGAGCGATGGGGCCGCCGGGTTGAGCCTGCGCGAGAACCCGGACAAGGCGCGGGCGGTCGCCGGGTTCGACCCGGTCAACTGGGCCGTCGGCACCCGTGCGGACCTCGCGGAGTGGATCGAGCACCTCGACGGGCTGGGCATCGCGCACTCGCCGGAGATCGAGGCGAGCATCGGGTGGCTGCTGGTGTTCACCGACCCGGACGGGCTGGAGGTCCACCTGTACACCGACGAGGAACATGGCGTGGATCACGGCGACCGGCCGGGGTACGGCAGGAGGGTCGGCATGGCAGGCTAG